In the Aeromicrobium fastidiosum genome, ACAAGAACCCCAGCCTGAAGAAGCCCGACATGTACGACGACCTCCGCGAGGAGGGCGCATCGAAGGAGAAGGCTGCCCGCATCTCCAACGCCGCGGCCCAGAAGGGACGCTCGAAGTCGTCCGTCGCGGCGAAGGGCGGCCGGTCGGGGTCGTACGACGACTGGACCGTCGCCGATCTGCGTCACCGGGCCAAGGAGCTCGGGCTCACGGGATACTCCGACCAGACCAAGGACGAGCTGATCGAGGCGCTGCGCGATCACTGAGCAGTCCGAGCACCGAGTAGTCCAACCACCGAGCAGTCCCAGCGTCACCCATCCCACCCCTCAGGAGATCCATGACCGACGTCGACTTCGGCGGACTGACGATCGCCTTCGACGACCGCGTGCTGCGTCCCC is a window encoding:
- a CDS encoding DUF7218 family protein; the protein is MPQDKNPSLKKPDMYDDLREEGASKEKAARISNAAAQKGRSKSSVAAKGGRSGSYDDWTVADLRHRAKELGLTGYSDQTKDELIEALRDH